The nucleotide window GATACCAATCCTGACATCGTTGCTGTTTATTGCCGTGTTTCTTCTCATGAACAAAAAACCAAAGGGGATTTAGACCGACAAAAAGCCAGAGTTTTAGAACACTGCCTCAAGAAAAAATATAACGTTGAATATATTTTTACTGAGGTGGGGTCAGGGATGAATGATAATAGAAGCCAACTAAAAAGATTGTTTCATTTAGTCCGCTCCCATTTAATCAATAGGGTTCTAATTGAACACAAAGATCGCCTTACAAGATTTAATTATTCTTTCTTGGAGGCGTTTTTTAGTAGTCATGGCGTAGTAATTGAATGTCTTGAAAATATCCTCCCAAAGAGTTATGAGGCAGAATTGGTTGAAGATATAGTTTCGCTGATGGCTTCTATGAGTGCGAAAATATATGGAAAGCGTTCTGCTTGTAACAGAAAAAAGAAAGCTCATCTTTAATAACGTAAATGGAGACGAGCCATGCAATTAGTGCAAAGACATATAGTTAGCCAATCTCATTCTTATTGGAAATATTTTGACCAACAATGTTTTTTGTCTAAAAACTTGTTTAATCTCACTAACTATGAGATGCGCCAATATTTCTTTAGCACTAAATCAGTTTTAGGATTTACAGAACTTTATCACAAAGTTTCTCAAACTGATGCTTACTACTCAATGCCTAATACTAAGGTAGCTAAACAAGTTATTAGGAGAATACATAAAGCGTGGGTGGGGTATAAATCAGCGCACAAAGACTGGCAAAAAAATCCACATAAATATCTAGGAGAACCAAGATTACCAAAATACAAACCCAAGGAAAAAGGGCGTTATATGCTCGTTTTCCCCCTAGAAACAGTTTCTAAGCCTTATTTAAGAAAAGGTAGAGTTAAACTCACTCCATGTCCAATTCAGATTGAAACAGGGCTTCAAGAAGTTATTGAAGTGCGTGTTGTTCCTCGTTCAGGATGTTATGTTATTGAGGTGGTTTATGAGCAACAAGAGTTAGAAAAAACAACAGGGAATATTGTAGCTGGATTAGATATAGGACTTGTTAACCTAGCCACTCTAACAACAAATCAGTCAGGTGTAAAACCTTTACTGATAAAGGGAGGGGCATTGAAAGCGATTAACACTTACTACAATAAACAAAAATCTAAAATCCAGTCTAATCTAGAGCTAAGACATAAAGTAAAAACAAGTAACCGACTTAATGCTTTAACTCATAAGCGTAACTGCCGAATAGATAACTATCTTCATACCACCAGCAGAAGAATCATTGATTGGTGTATTGCTAATCAAATAAATACTCTAGTTATTGGTAAAAATGAAGGATGGAAACAGTCAATTAACATTGGAAAGAGAAACAATCAACAATTCGTAAATGTCCCTCATGCAAAGTTAATTGACCAAATTATTTATAAGGCAACGTTAGTAGGAATTGAAGTAATTACAACCGAAGAGAGTTATAGTAGCCAAGCGTCCTTTCTACATTTTGACCCGCTTCCTAAATATGGAGAAAAGAAACCCAAATTTAGTGGCAAAAGAGTTTGTAGAGGACTATATAAATCAGATTTAGGAATCTTAAATGCGGACATAAATGGCTCGTATAACATCATCCGTAAACAAGTAAAGTCAAATGCTATCTTTGATAGCCATGACTTAAAGGCATTGCCGTTTATGCCTTCAGTGCTAGACCCACTGAGAACACACAACATCAATTTTCTACAAGTTGTGTGAACGGTTGCTGATGATATTGCTAAATTGTTTGGGACTTGGTGCGTTGCGAAAAGCGCTAACACACTCTACTAGAGGGACTTGGTGCGTTGGGAACGCACCCTACAAGATGGGTTAGGAAGACCATAACCCACCAACTTCTAACTATTGTGCCCCTTCTATTGGCGCGAACCCTTGACGTTGAATATTTTCCGAAACGTGACGGGGTTCGAGGAATTGTAGCAGATAGTCAGGCCCTCCGGCTTTAGAACCGACTCCAGACATCTTAAACCCACCAAAGGGTTGACGGGAAACGATCGCCCCGGTGATGCCTCGGTTAATATATAAATTGCCGACTTCAAATTCTGCGTAAGCCCGTTTAATATGGTCTGGAGTGCGGGAATATAACCCACCGGTTAAGGCGTAGTCTGTCCCATTGGCTACCGTTAACGCCTCATCAAAGGTTTTTACCTTCGTCACCGCTACCACCGGGCCAAAAATTTCTTCTTGGGCAATGGCGGCATCCGGAGACACATTTTTAAAGATCGTCGGGGGCACAAAATACCCTGTTGCCGGTGCTTCCCGGATCAGGGCTAATTCTGCCTCTTGTTTTCCTGTTTCGATATACTCCAGAATGCGTTTTTGGGCAGTTGCATCAATCACCGGGCCGACTTCTGTCCCCGGTTCATCTGCCGCCCCAATATTGAGCGATCGGGTGGCTTCGACGAATCTTTCGATAAAATGGTCATACACCGTTTCTAAGACAATTACCCGTGAACAGGCGGAACATTTTTGCCCACTATATCCAAAAGCAGAATACACCACCCCGGCCACTGCCTGATCGAGATCGGCACTTTCATCCACAATAATCGCATTTTTACCCCCCATCTCCGCGATCACCCGTTTGAGGTGTTTTTGTCCGGGTTGAACGATGGAAGCATCCCTATAGATCCGACATCCCACTTCTCTCGATCCAGTAAAGGCAATTAAATGAACATCAGGATGTTCTACCATATAAGCGCCCACTTGAGAACCCTTACCGGGTACATATTGAAACACGCCTTGAGGAATACCGGCTTCTACTAAGACTTCGGCGATCTTGGCAGCAATAACCGAAGAGGTTTCCGCCGGTTTTAAGAGGGTACAGTTACCCGTTACTAATGCCGCCACTGTCATTCCTACGGCAATAGCTAGGGGGAAATTCCAAGGGGAAATCACTACCGCCAGTCCTCGCGGTTGATAGAGATAGCGGTTAGTTTCTCCGGCTACATCATAGTCATATCCCTGATCCAAGCGTTCCATTTCATCCGCATAATAGCGACAAAAATCGATCGCCTCCGATACTTCTGCATCTGCTTGTTTAAGCACTTTCCCCACTTCT belongs to Gloeothece citriformis PCC 7424 and includes:
- a CDS encoding IS607 family transposase encodes the protein MKEKLLTTAETCEMLHVSRWTLKKWEDSEELIPIRTKGGHRRYKLSDVNRLIGNKMTSEDTNPDIVAVYCRVSSHEQKTKGDLDRQKARVLEHCLKKKYNVEYIFTEVGSGMNDNRSQLKRLFHLVRSHLINRVLIEHKDRLTRFNYSFLEAFFSSHGVVIECLENILPKSYEAELVEDIVSLMASMSAKIYGKRSACNRKKKAHL
- a CDS encoding RNA-guided endonuclease InsQ/TnpB family protein, which gives rise to MQLVQRHIVSQSHSYWKYFDQQCFLSKNLFNLTNYEMRQYFFSTKSVLGFTELYHKVSQTDAYYSMPNTKVAKQVIRRIHKAWVGYKSAHKDWQKNPHKYLGEPRLPKYKPKEKGRYMLVFPLETVSKPYLRKGRVKLTPCPIQIETGLQEVIEVRVVPRSGCYVIEVVYEQQELEKTTGNIVAGLDIGLVNLATLTTNQSGVKPLLIKGGALKAINTYYNKQKSKIQSNLELRHKVKTSNRLNALTHKRNCRIDNYLHTTSRRIIDWCIANQINTLVIGKNEGWKQSINIGKRNNQQFVNVPHAKLIDQIIYKATLVGIEVITTEESYSSQASFLHFDPLPKYGEKKPKFSGKRVCRGLYKSDLGILNADINGSYNIIRKQVKSNAIFDSHDLKALPFMPSVLDPLRTHNINFLQVV